The genome window ACCTCGCCGGCAGAAATCAAGACATCCAATACCTTCAGCTTCGCAGGCACGAACGCAAAGGCCGCAGAGAATACATTTCGATGCAGAATCGTGGGTGGCATTCTGAGACGTATCAATCGGAGTATTGAGAGATGGATTGGGAGATAGATCGAGTGGGGGAGCGAGATGAGTATCAAGTGGAGTGTGGGGAAGGGGATCTGGCGAAGTATTGAATCGGGTGGGAACAGAAACGTTGTATTTTTCAAAGAGATGGCGAAGAACTGGTGTGTTACACGCTTCTTTTGCCTCTTTGGCGATAAGTGTCAGTACGAATTTCCGAAGCGAGTATATTTTTGGCGTATCCGTTTCTATGATGAGTCCGTCTTTTGTAATGGGATAAGAGCACGCCATAACGACTTTGCGCTTCTTGCCTTCTTCTATCTCTACGGAGCACATTCGGCAATTTCCATCAGCCGGTAATCCAGGGTGGTAGCAGAGAGTGGGGATATGGATGCCAAGAAGACCGGCTGCTTCTAAAATGGTTGTTCCTGCTTCGATGTTCAAAGGATTTCCGTTTATAGTGATAGAGATCATGATGTCGCCTCCTTTGGCCTGGGTTCGATAGCTTCGAAACGACATACCTCCAGGCACATTCCGCAGGTAATACATTTATCGTGGTCGATCTTTCGAATATCCCTGTCATTTCCCGAGATGGCGCCAGTTGAACAGTTGGCCTGACAGGCACCGCAGCCTATACACTTGTTACGGAGAATAAAAGGCATGTACATTCCTTGGCAAACGCCGGCTCGGCAGAAATGTTCCCTTTCGTGTTCTTCGTATTCTTCTGAAAAATAGCGAAGGGTGGAGAGAACGGGATTGGCCGCTGTTTTCCCAAGTCCGCAGAGAGCTGTTTCGGGCATATTCTCTGCAATAGCGCGCAACCTTTCAGTGTCTCCAGCTTCACCTTTCCCCCTTGTCAATTTATGAAGAATCCGCTGCATTTCCATAAGGCCTTCACGGCAGGGAGTGCATTTACCGCACGATTCCGTTACGAGAAAATCAACAAAATATCGGGCTACGTCGACCATGCAGCTTCGTTCATCCATGACGATCATGCCACCGGAGCCCATCATAGACCCTACGTCAGCCAAATGGTCGAAATCCACAGGAAGGTCGAGGAAGGATTCGGGAATGCATCCTCCCGATGGTCCACCTGTCTGTACGGCCTTGAAAGGCCTGTTTTTCAGGGTTCCCCCTCCAATATCAAAGATAATTGTACGGAGAGTTGTTCCCATGGGAACTTCGACGAGGCCGCTGTTTTTGACTTTGCCTACGAGAGAGAATATTTTTGTGCCTGGGCTCGTCTCTGTTCCCAGACTTCGAAACCAGCTGGCTCCCTTCGAAATAATGGGAGGAATATTAGCCCATGTTTCTACATTATTAAGAACTGTAGGTTTCTCCCAGAGTCCTTTCTCTGTAGAACGGATATATTTGACCCTCGGAACGCCGACCCGGCCCTCTATGGAGGCCATTAGCGCTGTCGATTCGCCGCAGACGAAGGCTCCGCCTCCACGATAGACTTCAATATCGAAGGAAAAACCGGATCCGAGAATATTATTGCCGAGAAGCCCCACCTTACGGGCTTCCTTTATCGCCATGGAGAGGTGCTTGACGGCTAACGGATATTCGTCTCGCACATATATAAAGCCCTTATTAGCGCCTATGACATAAGCACCGATAGCCATTCCCTCAATAACGCTGTGGGGGTCGCCTTCCATAAGACTTCGGTCCATAAATGCCCCTGGATCCCCCTCGTCCCCGTTGGCGACAACGTAGCGAATGTCTGATTCTATCTTTCGAGCGGATTGCCATTTCTTGCCGGTAGGGAATCCGCCGCCGCCCCGGCCTCTCAGACCGGAATCGATAATTTCTTGTAAAACATGTTCTGGCCCTGTTTCGAAGGCCCGAAGAAGGGCTTCGTAGCCGTCGGCCAGAATATAGTCGTCTATTTTTTCAGGGTTGAGCTCTCCTGAATTGCGGAGGGCGATTCGTGTCTGATGAGAATAGAAGGGAATCTGTTGGGCTTCGGTAGTCGATTTCTTCGTGTTGGGATCCCGATAGAGAAGATGACTAATTGTTTTTTGCCCTAAAATGGTTTCGTCGATGATCGACTGAACGTCTGATGGCTTGACTTTCTGGTAGAAAATGTTGCCTGGGTTAATAGTTACCAGTGGGCCATGTTCGCAAAAACCGTGGCATCCTGTTGAATCCAGGGAAATCTGAAGATTAACGTTTAACTTCCTCTCTTTGAGTTCCTTTTCGAAGGCGCGGTATACGTCGCGACTCCCACTTGCGATACATCCCGTACCAAAACATATGCGGACGGAGGGAATGGTAGCCGCTGTTTTTTCTTCTTGTAGTTTCCTCCGGTATTCACGAAGGTCTGAAGGGGTGTTAAACGTCATTGTTTCGTTCCTCCTCAATCATAGATGGAATGAGATTGGGCGTCATTTGTCCGTAGACTTTTTCATTGACCATGACTACAGGAGCCAGAGCGCACGCACCAAGACAGTTTACCGTTTCCAGAGTAAACTGACCATCTGGAGTTGTCTCCCCTGATGAGATAGAGAGTTCCTTTTGCAGCGTGTTGAGGATGAATGCCCCTCCTCTGAGGTGGCAGGCTGTTCCCCCGCAAACACGAATGGTCTTACGTCCTCTTGGTGAGAGCGTAAAGGCTTTGTAAAAAGTGGCGACACTGTAAACGCGACTTTCCGGAACATCAAGATAGGTAGCGACTTCTTTCATCGCTTCGACGGGAAGATAACGGAAGGTTCGTTGAATATCCTGAAGAATGGGAAGAAGAAAGCGTGATTCCTTGGAGTATGAAGAGAGAATGTTCAGCAAGGCTTCTTTTTGTTTCTGGCGGTTGTCAGAAGACATAGTAATATTATGGTCTGTCAATGAAAGTCCCCCCTTTATGCCGACTTTCTGACAATTCTTTTATATTGTACAACTTAATTTGTTTTTGTCACTTTCTCCCTTGAGCGGGTACATCGCCACTTTTCTTTTTAGACGTCTTCCCCAAATCATGTTAAGATTTTTCAGTTAGACTGTTTGTTATGTTAGAATATTAGAATTTCTATGGCCAGGAGGAATACGTGTGTATCGTTTTGCATTAAAGGTATATGGCTGCCAGATGAACGTTTATGATGGCGATAAACTTCGTACAGCCCTTATTCAAAAAGGGTGGAAAGAGGTAGAGGAAGAAGAGGCCGATCTGGTTATCTTCAATGGCTGTAGTATCAGGGCCAAAGCTGAACATAAAGTGTGGAGCGAACTCGGTCGTTACGGTGATAGCTGGAATGAGAAAAGCAAACCTTATGTTGCTGTAACCGGCTGTATAGCCCAGCGTTTGGGAGAGGCCATGATGACTCGTTTTCCATGGGTGCGCCTTGTGGGAGGTCCCCGTCATATAGGAAATCTGCCTGAGGCATGCGAACGAGTAATGGCAGGGGAGTGTATCTCTCTTCTTGATGAGGACCCCAGAGCCTTTATTGACCTTGAGGTTCCTCCTATTAAAAGAGTGAATCCATGGAAGGCTTATGTGACTATAGCTCATGGGTGTGATAACTACTGTACATATTGTATCGTCCCCTATGTGCGAGGGCGTTTTGTTTCCAGATCTCCAGAGTCAATTATCAGAGAGGTTGAGAAACTTGTTGCCGATGGCATAAAAGAGGTAACTCTTTTGGGTCAGAATGTCGACAGTTATGGTCTTGATTTTGATAATGGCTACGCATTTTCATCCCTTCTTCGCGATGTAGCTAATATTGAGAATCTGCCTCTTATTCGTTTTGTAACCTCTCATCCGAAAGATTTTACGCCGGATATTGTCAAGGTTATGTCTCGTTACCCGAAGATTTGTCCGTCGATAAATCTTCCCATACAGTCGGGGAGCGAGCGCATATTACAGAAAATGAACAGGAAATACACTCTTGAAAAGTATAGAGAGACTGTTTCTATCATTCGCAACGCTCTGCCAGAAGTGGGATTGACCAGCGATCTTATCGTAGGATTCCCAGGCGAAACAGAAGAAGACTTTCAGGATTCTGTAGCGGCACTTCACGAGTTCCGTTACGATCTTGTTCATACAGCCGCATATTCTCCCCGTGAAGGAACAGTGGCTGCTACAATGCCAGATCAGATTCCTCAGGAGATAAAAATGAAACGTCTCAATATCGTTAACGAAATACAGTCTCGCATAGCTTCGGAAATCAACCAGAGCCTTGTAAATAGAACGTATTCGATTCTTATTGACGATGTTGCTCCGAAGGGAGAAGGATTGGTTCAGGGTCGTACTCCTACTGATAAAGTTGTTATTATCAAGGGTGGAAAAGACCTTATCGGTCATTTTGCTACTATAAAAATTACTTCTGCTGATAATTGGTGCCTTTACGGAGAGGTGATTGATATCGTTGACTAAAGAAAAAACGAAGGCGCTCTTTTTCTTCGCCGCCGGAATTCTTTGTCTCGTCTTCGCAGGTTTGCTGATTACCACTTTTTCAGGACGATGGGAGGCAGGCCGTCCCACTGTTGTTGCAGGGCCCCTGCCTGTTGCCAGAGTGGAGAAGGAACCGCAGCCGATGGAACAGCAACCTGTGGAGGAAAAAGACGAGTGGGTCGTATATATAACGGGGTGTGTTCAAAAGCCTGGTGTCTACCACGTTCCAGCTGATTCGAGAGTCTATCAGGTTGTCGATATGGCTGGCGGGCTCTCTTCACTGGCCGATCACGAAGCTATCAATCTCGCGACGCCGTTACAGGATGGGATGCACATTCACGTGCCGGCTCGTGGCGAGGTTCCCAAAGAGGATGTTCAGACGAAGGGGACGTCTTCCGTTTCTTTGAATGGGGCTGTCGCGTCTCGTGCAGAAGAAAGGGATATAAATAGGAAGATTGATATTAACAGTGCTTCAGAGGAACAATTACAGGCATTACCAGGAGTTGGTCCCAAGACAGCAGCGTCTATAGTGAGTTACAGAGAGTCTCAAGGGGACTTTGAGGTCGTTGAGGATCTGTTGAGGGTGAGAGGTATTGGCCCTGCAAAATTCAAGAAGATACGTCAACTGGTTACGATAGGTTCATGACAGCTCTCGGCAGAATGCCGGCCCTCTTTCCCTTTGCCGGCATATGTCTGGCCCTTCTTGTTCAGCAACGTGGCGTGTCATTGATATGGGATTCTTTACTGGCCATGCTTGGCACTCTGGCGTTGCTTTTCCTTTTTACTGACAGAGATGCTCCCGATTATTGGAAGGCCGCTATAGGACTTCTTCTTATTGCGGGAATTGGCAGCATGGGAGTTTGCCTGAGAGTGTCTGAGCCTTTTGACCATGCCGGAGAGAGATACAAAGGGCAGGGCGTTGTTCTTTACGAGCGTTCCTGGGGAGGAAGAAGGGCTCTTTTGCTTCGAACCTCAGTAGGTCGGGTTATGGTAAAAGTAGGGCCCCAGTATGAACTTCTTCCTGGAGATAAAATAAAATTATCGGGGATACTGCTCGAACTTCCGTCAGATAAGGATAATTCCTTTCGAGAGGACCGATATTGGAAAGCCCGCGGAGCCGTTGGCGAGATTATTCCAGAAGATGTTTCGTTGCTTGGCTCATCACGCTGGATGTCGCCCATTGGGTGGAGAAATGCCCTCGTACAGCGTATTCTTTTGACATTGCCTCCCCGTACGCGAGGGTACATACTGGCCTGTTGGACCGGTCTGAAATCTCCAGTGTTGAGCTTTAAGCATCAGCAATGGGGGACGAGCCACCTATTGGCTGTTTCCGGTTTTCACGTTGCTCTTTTTGTTTCAGGCCTGTGGCTTCTTATTCCCGCAGGAAAGAAAAGGGAGCTCGTGGTTTCTGGTGCTTTGTGGGGCTATATTTTCCTGACTGGAGCGGCTCCAAGTGCGATACGAGCTGCAATTATGATGCAGATAGCTCTTTTAGGGCGCTTATTTGGCCGACCTCCGTCACCTGTTAATTCCGTTTCACTGGCGGGACTCTTGCTTCTTTTATGGCGTCCCTTCTGGTTTTGGGATTTGGGATGGCGTCTTTCTATAATAGCGGCTTTGATTATTGCCGCAGCCCTTGAGAGAAGACTTTCTCCTCTGTGGTGGTGTAGTGTGAGTCCTGCAATTTGGGTGTCTACTCTTCCGCTGGTTTCCGCGGTCTGGGGGAGTGTCCCCTTGGCGGGAGTTGTTATGAACACTTTTGCCGGTGCTGTTTTTGGCGTTTTATATCCTCTGAGCTCTCTTTTGGTCTTGCCGTCGTTACTGGCTATCCCTGGCGGATATTGGCTTTCCCGCTCCGCTGATGGGCTCTTTTATCTTTGGGAACTTTGTGCTGATACGATTGTTCGTTTTGTTCCCTGTCACGTCTCGTGGAACCCCTTCTGGGGAGCTTTTGCCGCTGGAATTTTACCCTTGTTTCTTGCTCGATCCATTCGGCTTTCGTGGAAGCGTTCTCTATCGACGGCATTACTGTTACAATGTGTTGTGATATTGATTTTGATGTAGTATTTAAGATTAAGAGTTGAGACTGAGAGTTATGGAGGTTGAGAGGCATGTTACTTGTTTTAGATGTAGGAAACACGACGACAGTTGTGGGTGTCTACGATAATGATAGTCTTGTAGCTCACTGGCGGCTTGTTTCTGAACGACATACATCTGATGAACTTGGAATCTACTTACGCAACTTATTGCAGTTTGCGTCTATACCATATAGAGAGATACACGGAGCTATTCTATCGAGTGTCGTTCCTTCTTTAGACAGTGTAATTCAGGAAGGCGTATCCCGTTACTTTAACGACGTTCACTGTTTGCGCGTTTCGTATAAATTGGATTTAGGCATGGACATCCTTTATGGTGCTCCGCACGAAGTTGGGGCGGATCGTCTGGTCAATGCTGTGGCAGGGCGTGAACGTTATGGCGCTCCGCTGATCGTCATCGATTTCGGAACGGCCATTACTCTCGATATTATTTCGAAGGAAGGGGCCTATCTGGGCGGCACCATTTCACCAGGCCTTGTTTCAGGAATGGAAGCTCTCTTTGGCCGCACGGCGAAGCTGCCTCAAGTCTCTTTGGAGGCTCCGATGAGTGTTATAGGAAGCAATACCATGGAATCCATTCAGGCTGGGCTTATGTTTGGAAATGCCGGTTTGGTGGATTTTCTTGTTCGAAAAACAAGGGAGACTCTGGGATGCCGTTGTGGTGTTATCGCTACAGGCGGTCATGCAGAGGCTATCGCTAAAATATCTGAGACCATTGAAACTGTAGATCAATGGCTTACCTTGGAAGGACTGCGGATAATATATGAAAGAAACGTTTCCTAAGGTTGTTGGAGGAGTTCCCCTCGAATCACCTCTTATCTTAGCTCCCATGGCCGGTATAACCATTCCTCCGATGAGAGCCTTTTTCCGCAAACTTGGAGCCGCTGCCGTTCATACGGAGATGATCAGTGGTGCCGGTTTGATCCGCAGTAGTGTGAAGACGAAGAACATGCTTGCCGTCTGTGAGAAAGAGGATCCGGTGATTTTGCAATTTTTTGCCGGCGATACAGACACTCTCTATGCAGCGGCCTGTAAGGCTGAGCAGGAGGCGCATGGGCGATTTGCTGCCGTTGGAATCAATATGGCTTGTCCCATGCCTAAAGTTCTTAAAAAGGGAGCCGGGTCTCGTTTACTTCAATATCCCGATAGAGCGGTTTCCATGGTGAGGGCATTGAAGGAATTCAATCTCCCCGTCTGGGCCAAAGTACGAATTTGCTCAGATCGTGCCCCGCTCTCAACAGAAATGTTTTGTGAGAAACTATTAGAGGCTGGTGCAGATAATATTTGTGTGCATGGCAGAACTCCGGCCCAGCGATATTCAGGAACGGCCGATAAAGAGTCTGTTATGAAACTAGCCCAACTTTTTCCCGGAAAAATAAGCGCCAGTGGCGACGTTTTTGAACCTGAAGATGCCCTCCAATATCTGAATGCGGGGTGTGTTTCAGTGTTTATGGCCCGGGGGGCGTTGAAAGATCCTTTTATTTTTCCCCAAACACTGGCGACTTTAGGCTTTTCGGTGGATAATAGATTGTTATGTCCTTCCATAGAGTTGCAAATATCCTTGCTTATTGAATTGGGGGACCACATTGCAGAAATGGCCAGTCCCAGACTGGCTGAAATATTGATAAAGCGGCTTCTCTCCGGTATGTTTAAAGGCATTCCAGGAATAGCAGAACTTCGAAGGGATTGCGCCAGCTTCCATGGCTGGAACGACCTTCGAAGACTCATGAGCGGCTGCGAGCACTATTTTGAAAGGAGAGACGTGTTGTGTCGGCCAATGTAGAAAACAAGACAGATGAGATTGCTCTGCCAGAGGAAGAAATATTCCGCCAGAGAAAAGATAAGCTTCAAAGATTAGTAGAGGAAGAGGGGTACAATCCGTACCTCATAGAGCGCTGGGAACGCGCTGATTTCCTTAAAGATATTAGGGAACGTTTCGATCATCTCGGTGTTGACGAAGCTGATGAGAACGCAAACCTTACTATTGCCGGTCGTATGATGACCCTTCGTAAGCATGGTAAGGCCATGTTTGCAAATCTTCAGGACGAAACTGATACTATGCAGCTTTACTTCCAGCTTAACGCCATGGGAGAAGAAGCCTATAATTTCGCCAAAAAATGGATAGATGGTGGAGATTTTGTGGGTATCGTCGGTATTCCCTTCAGAACGAGACGGGGAGAACTTACCCTGTTGGTGAAGGAGTGCACCCTTCTTTCGAAGGCTCTCCGTCCCCTCCCTGAGAAGTGGCATGGATTGAAGGATACTGAAATTCGTTATCGTCAGCGTTATCTTGACCTGATGGTAAATCCCGATGTGAAAGATACCTTTAGAAAGAGATCTGCCATCATCGCATCTATACGAAAGACTCTTGTAGATCATGGAACTCTCGAAGTGGAGACGCCCATTCTTTCTCTTCTTGCAGGAGGAGCTAATGCGCGCCCCTTCGTTACCTATCATAATGCCCTTGATTCCAATATGTATCTTCGTATTGCTACGGAGCTCTACCTCAAACGCCTTGTCGTAGGAATGTTCGGGCGGGTATTTGAAATTGGTAAGAACTTTAGAAATGAAGGCATAGATACAATGCACAACCCTGAATTTACAGCCATGGAAGTGTATTGGGCCTATGCTGACTATAACGATATGATGGATCTTACCGAAGAGATTATACGCAACGCGGCAAAGGTCGTAGGCGAGCAGACTGTTACATACCAGGGCGTTGAACTTGACTTCAGCAAGCCTTTCCGCAGAGTATCCATGCTGGATCTCGTGAAAGAATATGCAGACATTGATTTCAACACCATAAAGACAGACGAAGATGCACGCAAGATTGCCAGAGAAAAGGGCGTTGAGCTTAAGGGTACAGAGAGCCGTTTTGGCGTTCTTAACGAGGTCTTTGAGGCCTTTGTCGAAGAGAAGCTTGTGCAGCCTACCTTTGTTTTGGGACATCCGACGGAGATTTCTCCTCTTGCGAAGAGAGATCCCGAGAATCCTGATTACACCCACCGTTTCGAGCTCTTTATCTATGGCTCCGAGGTGGCTAATGCCTTTAGTGAATTGAACGATCCTCTCGATCAGAGAGAGCGGTTCCTCGATCAGCTTCGCAAGAAAGAAGAGGGAGACGAAGAGGCTCATGCCTTTGACGAAGACTTTATTAATGCTATCGAGTGCGGACTGCCTCCAACTGGCGGTCTTGGCATTGGAATAGATCGTTTAGTTATGTTCCTTACTGACTCTCGCTCCATACGGGACGTTATTTTGTTCCCGACAATGCGTCCAAAAGCGTAAGAGGAGGCTGTTTTTGTGGATCGTAACGAGGCTCAAAAGCGTATTGAAGCTTTAAGAGAAGAACTCAACCATCACGCTTATCTATACTATGTTCTGGACTCTCCTGAAATAGAGGATGATGTCTATGATGCCCTTTTGAGAGAGCTTCTTTCTTTAGAGAAGCTCTTCCCTGAATTTGACGATCCTGATTCTCCCACCCACAGGGTAGGAGGCATTCCTTTAGATCATTTTGAAAAGGTAATTCACGAGACGCCGCTGCTCAGCCTCGATAATGCCTTATCGAAGAATGAAATGTGGTCGTTTGCAGATCGAGTTTCATCAGCCTTAGGGTTGAACGATATAGATTATCTTTGCGAATTGAAAATAGATGGTCTGGCCGTCTCACTGGTCTATGAAGACGGGGTCTTTGTGCGAGGTGCAACCCGTGGGGATGGTCAAATTGGCGAGGATGTAACGGAAAATCTGCGTACCATCCGTTCGCTACCCCTTCGTCTTCGCGAAAAAGTTCCGGGACGGCTGGAAGTCCGTGGAGAAGTGCTCATGATGAGAGAGCAGTTCGCAGCGCTGAATCAGGCTCGTGAAGAGGCTGAGGAACCGCTTTTTGCCAATCCCCGGAACGCTGCTGCCGGAAGTTTGCGGCAGCTCGACTCGACGATTACGGCGTCACGGAAGCTTTCGATTTTCCTTTATTATGTGTCTCAGCCTCAGGAGTACGGTCTATCGACTCAAAAGGAGATACTGGAGTGGCTTCAGCATCTTGGTTTTCCCGTTCAGAAGGCCTGGAAACTCTGTTCCACTCGGAATGAGATTGATGCCTTTATAGAAAAGTGGCGGGAAGGGCGTTTTTCCTTGCCTTACAGCACTGATGGCGTGGTCTTGAAGGTCAATACTGTGGATTTGTGGGGAGACCTGGGATATACGGCTAAATCGCCTCGCTGGGCCATTGCCTTTAAATATCCGCCGGAAGAGAAGGAAAGCCAGATTCTTGACATCGAAATTTCAGTAGGCCGCACAGGCGTTCTTACCCCTGTGGCCAATCTGGAGCCGGTTCATCTTGCCGGAACCATCGTTAAGCGGGCAAGCCTGCATAACGAAGATGAGATACGGCGCAAGGATATTCGCGTTAAAGATAGAGTAGCTGTTCGAAAGGCCGGGGAGATTATTCCCGAAGTTGTGCGGGTGCTTGTTGAGAAGCGTACTGGAGATGAGAAGGAATTCCTCATGCCTGACACCTGTCCGGTGTGCGGTTCTCACGTTATTCGCATACCTGGCGAAGTGGCGTTGCGGTGTCCCAACAAGGCATCGTGTCCTGCCCAGCTTCGAGAAGGATTGGCCCATTTTGCCTCTCGTGCCGCCATGGATATTCGTGGCCTTGGCGATAAGC of Aminobacterium sp. MB27-C1 contains these proteins:
- a CDS encoding 2Fe-2S iron-sulfur cluster-binding protein, whose translation is MISITINGNPLNIEAGTTILEAAGLLGIHIPTLCYHPGLPADGNCRMCSVEIEEGKKRKVVMACSYPITKDGLIIETDTPKIYSLRKFVLTLIAKEAKEACNTPVLRHLFEKYNVSVPTRFNTSPDPLPHTPLDTHLAPPLDLSPNPSLNTPIDTSQNATHDSASKCILCGLCVRACEAEGIGCLDFCRRGHQREVTSPFKEPPTSCIGCGACAEVCPTGAIEKLEKDGVRILWGREFQLVQCTRCGRFFATKEQLERAALNYDDDNDLSSYEEICPQCRRKEEAYALVFSKVKATRG
- a CDS encoding NADH-ubiquinone oxidoreductase-F iron-sulfur binding region domain-containing protein; its protein translation is MTFNTPSDLREYRRKLQEEKTAATIPSVRICFGTGCIASGSRDVYRAFEKELKERKLNVNLQISLDSTGCHGFCEHGPLVTINPGNIFYQKVKPSDVQSIIDETILGQKTISHLLYRDPNTKKSTTEAQQIPFYSHQTRIALRNSGELNPEKIDDYILADGYEALLRAFETGPEHVLQEIIDSGLRGRGGGGFPTGKKWQSARKIESDIRYVVANGDEGDPGAFMDRSLMEGDPHSVIEGMAIGAYVIGANKGFIYVRDEYPLAVKHLSMAIKEARKVGLLGNNILGSGFSFDIEVYRGGGAFVCGESTALMASIEGRVGVPRVKYIRSTEKGLWEKPTVLNNVETWANIPPIISKGASWFRSLGTETSPGTKIFSLVGKVKNSGLVEVPMGTTLRTIIFDIGGGTLKNRPFKAVQTGGPSGGCIPESFLDLPVDFDHLADVGSMMGSGGMIVMDERSCMVDVARYFVDFLVTESCGKCTPCREGLMEMQRILHKLTRGKGEAGDTERLRAIAENMPETALCGLGKTAANPVLSTLRYFSEEYEEHEREHFCRAGVCQGMYMPFILRNKCIGCGACQANCSTGAISGNDRDIRKIDHDKCITCGMCLEVCRFEAIEPRPKEATS
- the nuoE gene encoding NADH-quinone oxidoreductase subunit NuoE, which encodes MTDHNITMSSDNRQKQKEALLNILSSYSKESRFLLPILQDIQRTFRYLPVEAMKEVATYLDVPESRVYSVATFYKAFTLSPRGRKTIRVCGGTACHLRGGAFILNTLQKELSISSGETTPDGQFTLETVNCLGACALAPVVMVNEKVYGQMTPNLIPSMIEEERNNDV
- the miaB gene encoding tRNA (N6-isopentenyl adenosine(37)-C2)-methylthiotransferase MiaB, translating into MYRFALKVYGCQMNVYDGDKLRTALIQKGWKEVEEEEADLVIFNGCSIRAKAEHKVWSELGRYGDSWNEKSKPYVAVTGCIAQRLGEAMMTRFPWVRLVGGPRHIGNLPEACERVMAGECISLLDEDPRAFIDLEVPPIKRVNPWKAYVTIAHGCDNYCTYCIVPYVRGRFVSRSPESIIREVEKLVADGIKEVTLLGQNVDSYGLDFDNGYAFSSLLRDVANIENLPLIRFVTSHPKDFTPDIVKVMSRYPKICPSINLPIQSGSERILQKMNRKYTLEKYRETVSIIRNALPEVGLTSDLIVGFPGETEEDFQDSVAALHEFRYDLVHTAAYSPREGTVAATMPDQIPQEIKMKRLNIVNEIQSRIASEINQSLVNRTYSILIDDVAPKGEGLVQGRTPTDKVVIIKGGKDLIGHFATIKITSADNWCLYGEVIDIVD
- a CDS encoding helix-hairpin-helix domain-containing protein: MTKEKTKALFFFAAGILCLVFAGLLITTFSGRWEAGRPTVVAGPLPVARVEKEPQPMEQQPVEEKDEWVVYITGCVQKPGVYHVPADSRVYQVVDMAGGLSSLADHEAINLATPLQDGMHIHVPARGEVPKEDVQTKGTSSVSLNGAVASRAEERDINRKIDINSASEEQLQALPGVGPKTAASIVSYRESQGDFEVVEDLLRVRGIGPAKFKKIRQLVTIGS
- a CDS encoding ComEC/Rec2 family competence protein, whose translation is MTALGRMPALFPFAGICLALLVQQRGVSLIWDSLLAMLGTLALLFLFTDRDAPDYWKAAIGLLLIAGIGSMGVCLRVSEPFDHAGERYKGQGVVLYERSWGGRRALLLRTSVGRVMVKVGPQYELLPGDKIKLSGILLELPSDKDNSFREDRYWKARGAVGEIIPEDVSLLGSSRWMSPIGWRNALVQRILLTLPPRTRGYILACWTGLKSPVLSFKHQQWGTSHLLAVSGFHVALFVSGLWLLIPAGKKRELVVSGALWGYIFLTGAAPSAIRAAIMMQIALLGRLFGRPPSPVNSVSLAGLLLLLWRPFWFWDLGWRLSIIAALIIAAALERRLSPLWWCSVSPAIWVSTLPLVSAVWGSVPLAGVVMNTFAGAVFGVLYPLSSLLVLPSLLAIPGGYWLSRSADGLFYLWELCADTIVRFVPCHVSWNPFWGAFAAGILPLFLARSIRLSWKRSLSTALLLQCVVILILM
- a CDS encoding type III pantothenate kinase, which produces MLLVLDVGNTTTVVGVYDNDSLVAHWRLVSERHTSDELGIYLRNLLQFASIPYREIHGAILSSVVPSLDSVIQEGVSRYFNDVHCLRVSYKLDLGMDILYGAPHEVGADRLVNAVAGRERYGAPLIVIDFGTAITLDIISKEGAYLGGTISPGLVSGMEALFGRTAKLPQVSLEAPMSVIGSNTMESIQAGLMFGNAGLVDFLVRKTRETLGCRCGVIATGGHAEAIAKISETIETVDQWLTLEGLRIIYERNVS
- a CDS encoding tRNA-dihydrouridine synthase — translated: MKETFPKVVGGVPLESPLILAPMAGITIPPMRAFFRKLGAAAVHTEMISGAGLIRSSVKTKNMLAVCEKEDPVILQFFAGDTDTLYAAACKAEQEAHGRFAAVGINMACPMPKVLKKGAGSRLLQYPDRAVSMVRALKEFNLPVWAKVRICSDRAPLSTEMFCEKLLEAGADNICVHGRTPAQRYSGTADKESVMKLAQLFPGKISASGDVFEPEDALQYLNAGCVSVFMARGALKDPFIFPQTLATLGFSVDNRLLCPSIELQISLLIELGDHIAEMASPRLAEILIKRLLSGMFKGIPGIAELRRDCASFHGWNDLRRLMSGCEHYFERRDVLCRPM
- the lysS gene encoding lysine--tRNA ligase, with the protein product MSANVENKTDEIALPEEEIFRQRKDKLQRLVEEEGYNPYLIERWERADFLKDIRERFDHLGVDEADENANLTIAGRMMTLRKHGKAMFANLQDETDTMQLYFQLNAMGEEAYNFAKKWIDGGDFVGIVGIPFRTRRGELTLLVKECTLLSKALRPLPEKWHGLKDTEIRYRQRYLDLMVNPDVKDTFRKRSAIIASIRKTLVDHGTLEVETPILSLLAGGANARPFVTYHNALDSNMYLRIATELYLKRLVVGMFGRVFEIGKNFRNEGIDTMHNPEFTAMEVYWAYADYNDMMDLTEEIIRNAAKVVGEQTVTYQGVELDFSKPFRRVSMLDLVKEYADIDFNTIKTDEDARKIAREKGVELKGTESRFGVLNEVFEAFVEEKLVQPTFVLGHPTEISPLAKRDPENPDYTHRFELFIYGSEVANAFSELNDPLDQRERFLDQLRKKEEGDEEAHAFDEDFINAIECGLPPTGGLGIGIDRLVMFLTDSRSIRDVILFPTMRPKA
- the ligA gene encoding NAD-dependent DNA ligase LigA is translated as MDRNEAQKRIEALREELNHHAYLYYVLDSPEIEDDVYDALLRELLSLEKLFPEFDDPDSPTHRVGGIPLDHFEKVIHETPLLSLDNALSKNEMWSFADRVSSALGLNDIDYLCELKIDGLAVSLVYEDGVFVRGATRGDGQIGEDVTENLRTIRSLPLRLREKVPGRLEVRGEVLMMREQFAALNQAREEAEEPLFANPRNAAAGSLRQLDSTITASRKLSIFLYYVSQPQEYGLSTQKEILEWLQHLGFPVQKAWKLCSTRNEIDAFIEKWREGRFSLPYSTDGVVLKVNTVDLWGDLGYTAKSPRWAIAFKYPPEEKESQILDIEISVGRTGVLTPVANLEPVHLAGTIVKRASLHNEDEIRRKDIRVKDRVAVRKAGEIIPEVVRVLVEKRTGDEKEFLMPDTCPVCGSHVIRIPGEVALRCPNKASCPAQLREGLAHFASRAAMDIRGLGDKLIEQLVEKNMVKNMADLYALSREELLSLERMGEKSADKLLKAFDTSKQRSLSNLITALGIPLVGKKVAEILADHFGRLDALASAKEEDLSSLEGVGPKIAASIRAFFDDESNREMIRRLKEAGVQMEEKQEASREDTPFENQRFVFTGELQSMARADAEALVKDLGGASSSSVSKKTSIVVAGPGAGSKLQKARELGVKVIDEEEFLTMIRPYIEESFEDKHISAKEE